In one window of Nodosilinea sp. PGN35 DNA:
- a CDS encoding DUF4037 domain-containing protein, which yields MTEHSAWRISLANKIAPAFTTNPKIEACFVFGSAALGVSDQYSDLELAFIWSQLPSAEALQAAAQRVGATKWEIEPYGVAQQAWLEQFYMYGMKVEAGHWARETIDNIVIDVVERYDVSKTGLLFEKQAIASHLQRAVVLYGEDLINQWQAQLSPYPEELAIAMVQKQLKFRPFDGQHILTERLEIPMLYENNCAITRWLLNILFGINRIYHPGFKWTRYFVGEMPIKPPDFFARLERVFQSDAATATYELRKLVEETFDLVEHCLPQIDLQQQRETYNRLYLRWELPADR from the coding sequence ATGACTGAGCACAGCGCATGGCGGATTTCCTTAGCTAACAAGATTGCCCCTGCTTTCACGACAAATCCCAAAATTGAAGCGTGTTTTGTCTTCGGCTCGGCAGCGTTAGGGGTTTCAGATCAGTACTCTGATCTTGAACTGGCTTTTATATGGTCGCAGTTGCCGTCTGCCGAAGCATTACAAGCCGCAGCGCAACGGGTTGGGGCTACAAAATGGGAGATTGAGCCGTATGGAGTAGCGCAACAGGCATGGCTAGAGCAGTTTTACATGTACGGCATGAAAGTTGAGGCGGGTCATTGGGCACGCGAGACGATAGACAACATCGTGATTGATGTTGTTGAGCGGTACGATGTCTCGAAAACCGGGCTTTTGTTTGAGAAACAAGCGATCGCATCGCATCTCCAACGTGCCGTAGTTCTTTACGGTGAAGACCTGATCAACCAATGGCAAGCTCAGCTTTCTCCTTATCCTGAAGAACTCGCTATTGCGATGGTTCAAAAGCAGCTTAAATTCCGCCCGTTCGATGGTCAACACATTCTGACCGAACGACTTGAGATTCCCATGCTGTACGAAAACAACTGCGCTATTACGCGATGGCTGCTCAACATTCTGTTTGGGATAAATCGAATTTATCATCCTGGCTTCAAGTGGACGCGTTACTTTGTTGGAGAAATGCCCATCAAGCCGCCAGATTTTTTTGCTCGGTTGGAACGGGTCTTTCAATCTGATGCCGCGACTGCAACCTATGAGTTGCGAAAACTTGTAGAGGAAACGTTCGATCTTGTTGAGCATTGCCTACCGCAAATCGACCTCCAGCAGCAGCGCGAAACGTATAATCGGCTTTATCTGCGGTGGGAGTTACCCGCCGATCGCTAA
- a CDS encoding MoaD/ThiS family protein has translation MTITVKLFAIYQEAYGVPEAQWQFPEGATVGEVRDRALTEHPKLEPWRDRTRLGLNLQFVTDDTPLHHGDEVVLIPPVSGG, from the coding sequence ATGACCATCACCGTCAAACTGTTTGCCATCTACCAGGAGGCCTACGGGGTACCCGAGGCGCAGTGGCAGTTTCCTGAAGGGGCAACGGTAGGTGAGGTGCGCGATCGCGCCCTCACCGAGCACCCAAAACTAGAACCCTGGCGCGATCGCACCCGCCTGGGCCTCAACCTCCAGTTTGTTACCGACGATACCCCGCTGCACCACGGCGACGAGGTGGTATTGATTCCCCCGGTAAGCGGCGGCTAG